One Papaver somniferum cultivar HN1 chromosome 10, ASM357369v1, whole genome shotgun sequence genomic window carries:
- the LOC113316582 gene encoding uncharacterized protein LOC113316582 codes for MRYFANFIYTHDLIDLPMKGARYTWSNRQSNPVMFSLDRFLLSPSFEAHFPFSSQLAKARPTSDHIPLLLDIFDPYLGPSPFRFEVMWFLENGFLKLLEDWWQSFCFAGTASTVLWLKLKALKEKLKLWNKEVFGITNFKLNFILEEIQTIDVFAEDNILSGSLVNEKIKLKTEFEKVTKMEEISWKIKSNTKWLQEGDRNTSFFISQASSRRRANRIRQLYVNGELTTDRDKLKEHIVGYYENLFTEEEIIRPELWILSLNA; via the coding sequence ATGAGGTATTTTGCTAATTTCATCTACACACATGATCTCATTGATCTTCCTATGAAAGGTGCTAGATACACTTGGTCCAATAGACAATCAAATCCTGTCATGTTTAGTTTAGACAGATTCcttctttctccttcttttgaagctcactttcctttttcctcccaaCTTGCTAAAGCTAGGCCTACCTCAGATCATATCCCTCTTCTCCTAGACATTTTTGATCCTTATTTGGGTCCTAGTCCTTTTAGGTTTGAAGTTATGTGGTTCTTGGAGAATGGTTTTCTTAAATTATTAGAGGACTGGTGGCAatctttttgttttgcaggtacagCTAGCACAGTTTTATGGCTTAAGTTGAAAGCTCTTAAGGAGAAACTAAAATTATGGAATAAAGAGGTATTTGGTATCACTAATTTTAAGCTCAATTTTATTCTTGAAGAAATCCAAACCATAGATGTTTTTGCTGAAGACAACATCTTGTCTGGGAGTTTGGTGAATGAGAAGATCAAGTTGAAAACTGAGTTTGAGAAGGTTACTAAGATGGAAGAGATTTCTTGGAAGATCAAGTCTAATACAAAATGGTTGCAAGAAGGTGACAGGAATACATCTTTCTTCATTAGTCAGGCTTCTTCAAGAAGAAGAGCAAACAGGATCAGGCAACTTTATGTCAATGGTGAATTAACTACAGATAGGGATAAGCTTAAGGAGCACATTGTGGGTTATTATGAGAACTTGTTCACAGAGGAAGAAATTATAAGGCCAGAGTTGTGGATATTGAGTTTGAATGCATAA